TGTAATACCATCAAAATGCACTGTCCTCCAACCATAATATCAGCATACGGAGGCTAGCCACGtagttcataaaataaaccatCAGCCCAATTACACTTTGTTGACATTTGGGTACTTAAAATGTTGAAAGCCGTTTGAGTGCTGTTTGGTATATCTCATACACGCATCACAGCACCGTTCGATTCTTGTTTTCTCCTCGGCGAACTATTCTATTTAGTCGCCGTAAgcgttcaatttttttaaaactatgtttATCGCCGGTGTGCAGTCGCCTATCGTCGTAGCGTTATTTCGTCAACGGCTATGGGTTGTTGGCAGCCACGTGCATAACATACCAAAAATTACCCCTCCCCCTATTTTTGACTTAAGTATATCTCGGTCAGGTTTTAACTCAGACGCACCGTTTTGACACCAAAAAATTTGTTTCGAGCACCTCTAAATAGTCCCCCCATGGTCGGggtacttttgacccccccctcTCAAAGTTATTTCGGAAAAACTCGAGGTGTCGTCCCACGTTTCTGAAACTCAAGTTTTCTTATACCATGTCAGTCGGTGATGAAATTCGGCGTCCTGTGTCGAGACCGTACGAGACGTTTTTTCCCGTCTTTCGGGGCCccaaaagttcaaaatttgcgTTTTTCAGGGTGTTTCTGCACTGACGCTTTTTTTTAGGCACGTCGAGCCGTTTTTGTAGTCGGGCCTTATAGAGGACTTTGCGCTGTATCGATTGGTACCAATATCAACGTTATCCAACTTTTGGTTAGGGAGTTATGATTTTTATAGTGTTTTTCGTACTTGGAAAATAACGTATTTGCGtgggtttttgattttttttttagctggaTCACTACGAAATTCTAAAATCCGATCATTTGGCGTACAAGGATTCGAAAAGGCTCTATGGTTCATTTACGTACGACCATTATTTCGCCCGTAATCGAGGTAGCAATAAGTTTGAAAACGCATTATGCAATTAttcgtattaggtacctagacGTTGTCTTGTAGTATACCTCCGTTTAACGTATCaagtaataaatgttttgaactttttttcgCACTTATTTTATTAGGCGTGTAACTTTTTATTCATTGTAAATCGAAGGGTATATAAGGAATAATAAGTAGATAGAACTTAATGCTAAAGGTCagggtatttattttaattttttcgtattCTTTGGCCTATATACCGTAGAACGGGGTGAAGTGGACCAGTTTTTAGGTACTTCAAATTATAgcgacaattataatttttcctgTTACTTCTTGGTGTTTTGAGGGGGTCCGATTCACCagacgtttttaaaattgtctataaattgTTTCGCCAAAaactaaataacaacaaatttacaattatgattgaaataataaatttatatgaacttattgataagattattaagagtgaacattttcaatttagttGATTACTTTTGAGATATTAATGACTTTTTAAAGACttccaaataaaaacaaaaaagtagttttgatataaaaattattttgattgttttgggtgtagaatttattaaattaatttggataaAACTATGTCAAAGTTATGATGacaaacattcaaaaaaatGAGAATGGGCCACTTCATACCAGCCGGTTCACTTCACCCCGTCCTACGGTACAGGATGATCCATTTAAGTGggtactttaaaatttataaagtaaaatactaaaattttaattttaaaccatcTGCGGCGATGCTGCATAGTACCtattacttaaatagttaaatatttaatgtataatgtaattaataattgaactaATTAGTGTATGTTTTAACGCTGTGGCTAGAGTCACGGACACCGTGAATATAATGCGTTCACGGACATTCGATGCGCGCATGCgcaaatactatattttgttatcatgtcCGGGTATCTACTGAGTATCCGGAcactgataaaattattatcatattatcattatttaatacgtTTGTCCGtacattgttttaatattatcaaaatacgtTTTccgtacattattttaatattattttaatattaaaagtatatacctatttatgccAAATTTCCGTACCTACATTATGTccgtacattaatatattaacactttaatattttaaattattattattataacttaccaCAATATTACTTACCTTAAActggctaattattattattttttaataaatgttaaaacagtGCTGtgaagatttaatttatttattacatacatttatacactTTGAACAAAACCAAgcactatttttttctttggaTGTAAGTTTTTTCTCACATTTTGTGTGATACCAAAGTAAGCAACTATCACACAAAATGGAGTTGTCAGAACCAATATCTATATTACATTTCGGACATATCCATACATCTTTTCGTTTCTTCAAAGTTTTTTCCAAGAACTTCCATCctttatgtgaaaaaaatttttgaattaaacttAATTTCACATCTTCCTCTAAAATAGAACTTTGAATTTGTTCTAGCTCTCGGATTTCGCTCTCATGTATTAAAACATTGTGATGTAATGCTCTCATAACTACTTCGGTATCAGTTATGAcccattttaacataatttccTGCTTTTTGGAATCATGTTGCATACGGAATGGAATTGGACACCCTTTCTTCCTTTTTTTCAGACCAATGGTAGTCATCGTTGCTCCTTTAGGACGACCACACATCTTTATTTTACAAGGCAATTTTATGTCTTGTAATCCTATtagataaacataattaaaaaagtaagcTTACAGATTAGaagttcatttattatatttaaaacatttgtatataCCGTTAGGATTTGAGCAACTTGTTGATGCACCTTCATTTATAGGTGGACCATCATCTTTGGTTGATGGTAAAACCAGAGAGCTGCCTGGACCATCAGTAGCTTCTATAAACAATCCTATtagataaacataattaaaaaagtaagcTTACAGATTGGaagttcatttattatatttaaaacatttgtatataCCGTTAGGATTTGAGCAACTTGTTGATGCACCTTCATTTATAGGTGGACCATCATCTTTGGTCGATGGTAAAACCAGAGAGCTGCCTGGACCATCAGTAGCTTCTATAAACAATTCCTTTCCTTCTTTccatgaattatatatataatgaagtTGCTCAATTTTCCTTTCATAATGAGGAGAAGGTAAGGTTGAAAGTAAACTGGCTATTTTACTACCTATGGTCGATGTATGCCTAAATTTGTCATTTGATGACAATTTCTTTGTGTTTTTGGTCACAGTTTTTACATTAACTTCATTTCCAGGTATTTCTGGAAAAGCAGGAGGTGTTTGAAATACTCTTTGGTGTtgctgataatatttttttgtccatCGAATTGCACACAAATCTTCCTggtataaagttatatttttggtacttcttaaataaaaaatatggcgGCATGGCAAAGTCAGAGCTACATTAAATTGACACCCACAAACATTAACAGTAGTGGAAGGTAATGATTTCGATTTAAGTTCAAACTGATTTTTAACAAAAGCGAAGGCATAAGGTGTTAATAAGGAAAAATATTGAAGGAGATCTGTATCTTTGATTCTTGTTGTTGGTAGTTTTTGGACCATTTTTACGGCTTTTGTGTCTCGTTCTAATCTTAGGCATTTTAACacaatgaataatttttcaataaaattattgagattAGAAAACGTTGGTAtaacactttttaattttccgTTAAACGATTCCAAACGGTTGTtggtattgtttaaaaaatgtccacTATTAAATGTCAACCCTGTAAcccattcattttttatattgtgccaattctttaaaaaataatcaagtaCAGTTGCTGGTGCTTCAGATTTTAAGCGCTCAAATAATGCGTTGTATTCATCTATGGATTTGGCGTAACACATAtcttcaaaaattttttttaattgatctcTTTGAACAgagtttatgttttgtttttcgcATGTTATTTCCCGATTGAATGTTCGTAATACATGGAACAGACATATAGCCAAATTTACATTTGGAAATATTTCTCTTATGACTTTCCTTTCAGCCATATCTTTGTCAGTCATATATAGTCTAGTATCGGTACTTCTGTCATTCAACCTTTTAAACGTCTCAAAAAACCAGCGTAACGTCTCTTTTTCTTCATTTGTCATGAGCCCTAGAGCTACTACTTCGCTTTGTCCATTGCCATCTTCCACCATCATTACATACAATggaattcgtaaattatttaatttatacgttGCATCTGCAAATACTACCTATAATGATAATTTCAagaataatacaacatttattcagaataaaacatttattaaagattgtacatcaattttaattacatttaaattcatatattagTTTAcatataattcacaaaataaccATACCATACTTAGCAGACTAATAGTTCAcatataattcacaaaataaccATACCATACTTAGCAGACTAATAGTTCACATATAATTCACAATATACCTTCTATACTTAacaaatttatactttattaccaaattattatattatataattgaaataattgacaaATTAGTATTCCACATTTATAGtagtattttagtttatatattattgacattgtattacaaatctaaaaatacacaTCTAATTTCCAATAAACCTCTATATTTCCTACCTCAGGAAATGCTTTAAATGTATTCTGCATTATTTTGTCCTGGATAAACAGACCAATCAAATTTTGATCGCTATCAGCTGATATTTCAACAGTACAATTATACGTATTTTGCAACTGCTCGACAATTTCACTCAAACTGTTGTGACTTGGTGTTTTTCCtgcaaaataataagaattattgCATTACAACTTCTAACTGGCTAAAATTCATACGTACTACCTGTGGTATATATATTGGCAATATCTTTGAGATTTATGACTTTACCGGTCTTCGTTTGCATTTTGTGCTGAATTAACTTCTTATTGGCCTTCAACTTCATTAATTCCAACACTTCCATTTTCTCTTGAGGGGTGACTCTTCGCTGATTTGGGAGATGAGAAAATAATGTCTCCGACTTCTCGTGATTATGTTCGTCATTCATACGAGTTAATTCCAACGCATCCCCTTTTGCATtggcaattaaataaatatacgctTCACAACCCTGTCGCATTGATCTATACAAttcatataaattcataaaattcaaaagagtacattttgataaatgagaaaaaaattaacttacgaAGTACTACGCAGATCTTGgcaagaattttttttcctataagaTCCGCCATGAACACATGCAAGTTTTACATAATAGTACTTCAATTGTTCGGAAGAATTGGCCAGTTTCGGGTACCGTCTAATTTGTGATTTCGCAGTTTTTGAATCTTTGATATAAAAGTCAACGAATGTTGACTTTTTATATTGACTTAAAGCCTCTTCAAAATCCGCGTAAGTTTTAAAAACGTCGCCCACACgcatagttaaaatttttatatactttttatatacttttaatattaaaataatgtacggAAAacgtattttgataatattaaaacaatgtaCGGACAAacgtattaaataatgataatatgataataattttatcagtgTCCGGATACTCAGTAGATACCCGgacatgataacaaaatatagtatttgcGCATGCGCGCATCGAATGTCCGTGAACGCATTATATTCACGGTGTCCGTGACTCTAGCCACAgcgttaataaaacattaatatttttttaattttgaatgttattattttgttatacattgtgtatatagaaacaaaattactaaCCAATATGGCATTgaccatattatgttattagactaatatatatataatcaaggCTGTGTCTAGGTACCCGGGAACTCACGTACATATAGCGTATCAATGTGGATAAGTCACACACAAATATATCGAaggataaaatttaatattttacctttcattttaataattggaTCNNNNNNNNNNNNNNNNNNNNNNNNNNNNNNNNNNNNNNNNNNNNNNNNNNNNNNNNNNNNNNNNNNNNNNNNNNNNNNNNNNNNNNNNNNNNNNNNNNNNAGtagcaaaacaataataaattggacCAATTATTTCATTCATCCCTTGAACATAACCCTGTCCAGGATTTAATTTGCAGTAAACAAACAATATCCTTTCCACCACCTCCCAATGGGCTTCAGAACCTTCTTCCAGTGGCTTGAATTCAGAGGTACTAGTTTGTTCGgatttttgtgatattttaacaataccAAGACCTTTTCGTACAACATTTgcactatttaaaaaatgcatacccACTCTTCTGTTCAATCGTTTAGTACCGCAACTGTATACAACAATAGGTAATGGATAATCAGTTGCTTGTTGGAAGAAAGATAATTCAGGATGTAATCGCctaaaatttaggaaaaaattataaattattactacacATTCTATGGACTGAACCtctgaattattattacctgaCATCTTTATCTATTTGTGTAAGAGCTtgattatctttaaaaaatgtgttccaCTTGCTGTTGGGATCTTCACTCAAGGGATGATCACATTCTTCATTGTCGATTGAACCCGGAGTGACTAATATTTCATCTGGAGgattaaaatatgttactaatcgataaatcattaattatatcatcTGAAGTtctatcaaacaaataaaaaaaaagtattaaaatatactttttttaaatttatatgttgTCTTTTAGTCTTTTAGACCTGTACCTAAAaccattaagttttttttaaaaaatatataatatgatcctTATGCCCTAtggttttatttgttataatttataatacaaatcattattataatattatattataagaaccaaaaaataaatataataatatatttttatcacacatTTCAATTACCTAACCACTGCTGGTATAATTTTCTATGGTGATCTAGCTGTTCATCCCATTTATTTCTATCGCATGGTAAGTAATTGAGCAACAACCTCCAACATAACGACCTGTAACCTTTAACGTCAGGGATACCTGTAAAAAATGATATCACGCATAAAGGTACATGGTActagaacatttaaaaaataggtacactGAACAATAACAACCGTTGAAACAGAACTCTCTCAATTTTGATAGATCGATCACTTCTGATTCTAACACTTGGTCAAGATCCTTCAacctggaaaaaaaatattattttattgagtcATCTAGAAAGCGACGTTAGAGTTGGAATATAAATTGTGTccaaattgttttaaagtttacCTCAAATCGTACGAAGACATTGTGAACAGCGACTGTCAGACGATGTTCTGAGGACCTGAATTTGACcgaattaacatttaaacacaTACCAGACGTCAAATGATTAATGTTTTATCCTACTAAAGAGACCGTTGGAGATTAAAAAAGGTCTGGCATGcaaattaagattattattaattgtattatagtacGTCCGCCGTTTTTATGTTATCAAACGTTTCGAAATAGCAACATGGTTAtcttatcacaaataaaaaaaacaacaataccaGGTTGACTGTTTATTCTCTGAATTTTTGAATACTAGGAGGCAGTGACTATAAATTGTGAGCACATCCTACTACCACAATTATTTATGAtcatatcttaaatcgtgcctactagtaactatacctatattttaatattgtttaatattgttattgtggaatgtagataaacaataaattgttattgtccACCCCACCGTGCGATTCTCGGTGTTCCATTCCTGTGAACCTGTCAAATCAGTCAATCACCGTAGTCGGGCAGACAGACCGACAGTCAACAGACACCAAATAGCGTTAACGATACCGACTACGTTATATTAAATTCaccgtttttcaatttttaactgaaatggAGTGTAGTAGACCGAGGGATACATCGTTGTCCCAGAGTATGTCCATACCGACGTTGATGAATGTAAAAAGTGAGTGCAACAAAGGTTTGAATCAACAGTGTTAAgtgtatttcataaaaataagtaCTGTGTGTATAATGCTCGATATACTGTTGTATTACAGCGCGGGAATACTACGacgttttgaagaaaaagaCTCATCTGGTCGGTCGTGCTGGATTCGGTGCTGATCTAGAAATATCAAACGATACATCCATTAGCCGCTGTCATGCAGAACTCATTCTTGTCAAGAAAGTACGAGTAGTACCTACAGATTGCTTCATTGATATTTGGTACTTTAAACGACTAACAGTGTTGATTTGTCATTTTAAATTCTAGGTAGTCGGCAGTCAAGTGAAACTCTTTTTGACTCTAGTGGACAAAAAATCAAAGTATGGAACATTTATAAATGCTCTGGATAAACAAATTGAAAGTAATTTAactaaagatttaatttttggtgACACAGTTCGTTTTGGTATAATGGATAGCATTTGGACGTGAGTAAATCTCAATTATTAACCactaatactatattactatcacaggttgtatagttttaaaaagttttgcttaatttgttttactaccTACaaaaggtatatattaatacttattttattacagtGTTGAGGAATATCCTTTAATGGCTTGTCCGTCAACATTGAAAATTGCTGAAAAACAAACATTGAAACATCTAATGACAACAATTGGAGGACAAGTATCGCGTGATTGGTCTGTAGAGTGTACACATCTCTGTATGAATTCTGTCACTGTTACAGAAAAGGTaaatttattatgcatattaaattttttgcaCCTacctaacttatatttttattaaactgaataaaaatttggtcgcttcgcTCGCTTTATATACTTATTCAATCCAAcacctttaaatataaataaaatgttttgtgcgAAACCGTAATTTTAGTTTGGTGTGGGGctatgaggaaaatgcttttttcggttgtaagggatttttgaaaaatttcgagTAAGGTCGTACAAGTTCCGAACTAAATATCTgcataaaagtttcatataaataaaaatagttttggaAATAAGGGGGGGAGGTGGAGAAACGTTTCTATAGCCCCCccacacaaattattgtataacttagaaaaatatttgtacaaattctgtactaaatatcggccaaaaaaaaattgcgaaaactcaatattttgttaaggaaacatacgaggatatttcggtcttagattaatgataaaaatttaaaatactatgtttaagatccgtaagcaaattcttgacttgtggtattattatattgttaaaaataacagtaataataattaatatacccgaGTGCCCCTCTCCCCCCACAACATAATCATAGACGGGGGCcccacagggaaaatccctttttccccaTGTGCCTATCCATCCCTGGGCAGAATAGAACAGaatgaacgaaaatttcataatattatttaacaaaaatgtttatcatggtcatttacgatactgctataaaaatagaatctatttCACCGTATATTGTCGTTCTCGCGAAATTCAACGATTATAACGTAATCGGATTTTTTTCTCCGTTGTCCGATTGAGTTGGTcgagataatgacaatattaagatgtattaatgtCCGCACCTAACTtactgactgtgtacgatcaaatctctattttgattgatatacggcacccatAACTTCGTTAcgaaatcttttttcgttgttggtaaagtatagtgttatactcaatagtcatattattatgacgtatgtttgtgtatacacggatgattaataataagaaattcatcaataatatcacaatttttttttattttgtcctgGAGGGGGTTTGATCCCGggaaacccccccccccctgtatgtacgccactgataacaattattgttgagTAATAGAGCAAAATTAGAACTTCTCAGCATAGGTATAATGGTATGTTACCAACAAATCAacagctaataaaaaaaattactgctTGAATTATATCAACGGTATTGCAACAATAAGTTTAATATGAAGAAGGTGAGCAAGTGGTTGTCGcactactgtacagtaggttagctataaaagttgaacattttatacatttttaactacaaaataattattatattttaaatttgataaattttgtcaatattcaaacttcaaatgcttataaaaaaaattatgtttatgtattctTAATGTTTTTTAACTGCTACTATAGTAACATTATATCAGGagcattttattcaattttcacgcttGTTTACactacaaataacattttattgacaattataaaaaactaaaaaaaatgaaaaatgctaatataaacatttagttaaaATTGCACTGTAGTAACGGTAATAGtaacggtcatttgttttaaagttataccatttattgtttaaaaaaaatcagttttaataatattcctatttatttatttttatttgtataaaaataatgttatgaatTACTTATGATAGTAGGACAgatattttttctgttattattataacatattcacCAAATATGTTTTCCTTATATCATATTCTATATAGTGTTTAACATTTAAGTTGCTTTCACGTGTTATTATGTCTAGCATCTGCAAAATCAATAGTACCCCTTTcagtattttattgatttatgtaAAGCGTTATCACCTGATTCGTTGTCGGAAGTACCATTCTGTATGGATTACAAGCCTAAATTGGTTGAAAGTCTTTTAAACCCAAATTCATTGTCGTTAGATGTGAATAACAAACGTAAAACACTATTTTCTGGAAAAACATTTATATGTTCTACAGTTAATCAATTAAATCGTCTTTCAAAATTGGTGAAATTAGCAGGTAAACACAGTTTTACAATAAATGCAGTTTAAGAAGTataacctattttattatttaggtggagaaattatgaattattctGATGGAAGTTTATCTGATGATGATATTTTAagctgtacaaaatatattctactGCAACAAGATCCACACAATgaggaaaataattatatgtaccaaCAGATTCTGggtaatttatacttaatgtcTGTGAAATATTAATAGCTGATCGCTAATGTGTTGAAaggttaaaattaatgtataatatttttaattgaatgtgTTGTTCAGaactaaaatatgaatttgactattgtaatttataacaagtattaaaactattaatttatcaagctgtatactaaatagtttaaaaGCAGTTTGTAGagattgaatgaaaaattgcTTATCTATTTATGTTTCTCATGTTAGATATAGATTAAAGAATGAATAGTTTGATTCAGGTAGATGGAAACTATACTATTAGAATGGAACATtcacattttaagtttttttttttcattttacagcTAAAATAGTGGTGAACAGTGTGAGCATTATTTTTTCccttttatttatgtacattttattggaaacctataataaaatacttaaagcataataataaatgttacaataaatattaatatacagtgttattatcataattgagTCATAATCCTAATGGCTAATTGAGTTTAAAAATcaactaattactaatatttatttaatccaaTTACTAATTTAcctaagaaattatttaattaattaataattgatgatagttatacttcattattattgtttttagaaaaacttAAGATTGCGAACAAAAGATCAATACCAGAAAATGATGTTGGATTTgccattattttttcaaatactacAAAACATTG
This portion of the Acyrthosiphon pisum isolate AL4f chromosome A1, pea_aphid_22Mar2018_4r6ur, whole genome shotgun sequence genome encodes:
- the LOC100575956 gene encoding uncharacterized protein LOC100575956 isoform X1 translates to MSGYLLSIRTLIKLLSYYHYLIRLSVHCFNIIKIRFPYIILILKVYKKYIKILTMRVGDVFKTYADFEEALSQYKKSTFVDFYIKDSKTAKSQIRRYPKLANSSEQLKYYYVKLACVHGGSYRKKNSCQDLRSTSSMRQGCEAYIYLIANAKGDALELTRMNDEHNHEKSETLFSHLPNQRRVTPQEKMEVLELMKLKANKKLIQHKMQTKTGKVINLKDIANIYTTGRKTPSHNSLSEIVEQLQNTYNCTVEISADSDQNLIGLFIQDKIMQNTFKAFPEVGNIEVYWKLDVYF
- the LOC103311946 gene encoding nibrin, giving the protein MECSRPRDTSLSQSMSIPTLMNVKTREYYDVLKKKTHLVGRAGFGADLEISNDTSISRCHAELILVKKVVGSQVKLFLTLVDKKSKYGTFINALDKQIESNLTKDLIFGDTVRFGIMDSIWTVEEYPLMACPSTLKIAEKQTLKHLMTTIGGQVSRDWSVECTHLCMNSVTVTEKVLLCLASAKSIVPLSVFY
- the LOC100575956 gene encoding uncharacterized protein LOC100575956 isoform X2; the encoded protein is MSGYLLSIRTLIKLLSYYHYLIRLSVHCFNIIKIRFPYIILILKVYKKYIKILTMRVGDVFKTYADFEEALSQYKKSTFVDFYIKDSKTAKSQIRRYPKLANSSEQLKYYYVKLACVHGGSYRKKNSCQDLRSTSSMRQGCEAYIYLIANAKGDALELTRMNDEHNHEKSETLFSHLPNQRRVTPQEKMEVLELMKLKANKKLIQHKMQTKTGKVINLKDIANIYTTGKTPSHNSLSEIVEQLQNTYNCTVEISADSDQNLIGLFIQDKIMQNTFKAFPEVGNIEVYWKLDVYF
- the LOC100168681 gene encoding TBC1 domain family member 13 isoform X1: MSSYDLRLKDLDQVLESEVIDLSKLREFCFNGIPDVKGYRSLCWRLLLNYLPCDRNKWDEQLDHHRKLYQQWLDEILVTPGSIDNEECDHPLSEDPNSKWNTFFKDNQALTQIDKDVRRLHPELSFFQQATDYPLPIVVYSCGTKRLNRRVGMHFLNSANVVRKGLGIVKISQKSEQTSTSEFKPLEEGSEAHWEVVERILFVYCKLNPGQGYVQGMNEIIGPIYYCFATDPIIKMKEHAEADCFFVFTNLMSEIRDFFIKTLDETDTGIVNMMRKVTDRLKENDPVVHSYLVKNEIYPQYYSFRWLTLLLSQEFSLPEVLRIWDSLFSDSQRFSFLIDICCAMIVLIRDQILAGDFSTIVKLLQNYPNVETRVILNKAAELSIKNRDEESSGI